attctgccctgttagtatttgtatcctgtctggtacaTCTGGTAGTTTTACGTTTCTGCCCTGTGACTGACTAtgcttattatttgtttttacgccactgcactgtagcgcaggGAGGAACCGCTCCAAGTTGTCGTTTCACTGCATAGGGTTTATGGGCAAGTAGTCAGGGAGAGAGtcactagggacagcttagggctcactctccctgtccccccagtctGTCAAGACAGACCccatttggaaactatacccctcaaagaactaatcttgggggggggggggggggggggtagcgagcATTtggaccccacaggtgtttgaggaaagTTTAAGAACTGACTTGTATGATCTGAATTCTAATGTAAGAACTAATAAAGACCAGATCTGgtaatttttctttattattattgttatttgacATGTGACTTACATAATTTTACTAATTTGTAATTAGGGTGTGGTTCATATTAATGTCATTCACGGTTTGGTAAAAGGGACatgttatctgtttttttttaattttttttttacttcttttaaaaaatcaaacacttgaaaagaaaaataatgaaaatcACCCTCTTCTGATccatataactttttatattGTAATCTTTAGTTCTTATTGGTACCATTATGGAATTGATTGGTATTTTGACCATGTGATttgacaaaaaacaaacaaaataaaaaacacaattctggcttttgctttttatttaactttataACGTTCATCGTGAGGTTTCAgtaacattgtattttaatagttcggacatttctgcatgtggccATATCAAACATGTTTGTTTTTGATTGCAAAATtctgatatgggggggggagataaaaatttataaacattttaagTCAATCTCAACAGTTAAGTAGCCAGCAGGAAGGTTTGGAAAGGGCTCGAGTCTAGAACCTTCCCCCACACCCTTCATGCTCACAAGACGTAATATTACATCAATGAGCATGAAAGGATTAGGAATCACTTATGTttttcctgtgtgagttctttgatgttcaagAAAACTGATTttataagtaaaacatttcccacattccgggcatggaaatggcttctaccctgtgtgattttttttatgtttaagcaGATTTGATTgagcagtaaaacatttcccacattctgaacatgaaaatggtttctcccctgtgtgaattctttgatggttaacaagatgtgctttttgagtaaaacactttccacattctgggcatggaaatggcttctctcctgtgtgagtttttttgtGTGTAAGCAGATTTGAGTGAGAAATAAaacctttcccacattctgggcatgaaaatggcttctctcctgtgtgagtttttttatgtttaagcaaaattgatttaaaagtaaaacatttcccacattctggacatgaaaatggcttgaatcctgtgtgagttctttgatggtcaacaagatgtgatttttgaggaaaacactttccacattctgggcatgaaaatggcttctcccctgtgtgagtttttttatgtttaagcaCAGTTGCTCgagaagtaaaacatttcccacattctgggcacaaaaatggcttctcccctgtgtgagttctttgatggtcAACAAGATgcgattttttagtaaaataccTTCCACATTCtcggcatgaaaatggcttctctcctgtgtgaattttttgatgttcaacaagacttattttacaagtaaaacatttcccacattctggacatggaaatggcttctctcctgtgtgagttctttgatgtctaaaaagttttgatttgtgaataaaacatttaccacattttaAACAAGAAAATGGCTCCTTCTCTGTATTAGCTTTTCGATGTCTAACACCCCTTCTGTGGCTTTTATTCTGTTTACCAGCCTGTGATGGATCAGAAGACAGGATGGGTATAACAGGATGAGAtgagagatcttggctgtgaagggcggagggtgtatctgggataatggaatgttcttcatatgtatcttgtgtgatatcatcatctgctttataatctgaagatataagattctcctctgatctcctggtacagtcATCTGTTAAGGATAAaactcattttattatttttaagaaaTATAACCTTAagaattttgcatataaatatagTTAGTCTATTATGTGCATCTTTATAAGGCACTATCAGAATTAGGACCTTTCTACAGGGAATCTGTCAGGTGTATCTGCTGCAGACACGGTTGGATAGATATTGGGGTATAGATGCAatttgtacctttcctggagctgatggtcgTAAGTTAAAATTTTATTTCTCAGTCAAGTGCCAAGGAGGCGTAGCTGAGCTGCTTAAGTGTCATAACCCGGCATGCTTTCTCACCTCCTAGCCCCTCCTTGATTGGCGTATAGGGTTATGTACGTCGGGCAAGATTGTGACACTTGAGCAGCTCAACTCCGCCTACTTGACTGAGAAATACtgtaaaaaggagattttatcAGTTTggtaaccaccatcagctccaggaaaggtatttAAGGGTGACTGCAGATCTTATGGGTGATGTTGTCACTCATCACATAACTAATATTTTACGCTTCTTCTTTCTTCTGGTCTATCTTACTCTTTTAAAGACTCTGTCAGTGTTCATAGAATACAGGGGGTCCCCTAGCAAATATCAAAATGGAGCGCACCAATCGCCCAACCTCCCGGACAGCTCCAGTTAGCACTGGTACATGACATAATAGATAGAATCGTGCTTCAATCATATGTCAAATAGTTtattccaggaaattttttttttatatatatcaactggctccagaaagttaaacagatttgtaaattacttctattaaaaaatctcaatcctttcaataattatcagctgctgaagttgacttgttgttttctgtctggcaacagtgctctctgctgacatctctgcttgtctcgggaactgcacagagtagaagaggtttgctatgggggatttgcttctaaactgggcggttcctgagacaggtgtcatcagagagcacttagacagaaaacaacaactcaccttcagaagctcataagtactgaaaggattaagattttttaatagaagtaatttacaaatctgtttaactttctggagccagttgatatatatataaaaaaagtttttttttcctggataacccctttaaaataatgacATAAAATAGATATTTGCTGtcctctcacagggcccttgtgggaggattacagtatataaaacaatataaaatgtataaaagacaCACTACTGCATACTATCAAATAATGTATTTTTCTCACAATTGTATCATTATACCATCCGGTATTTAATGATCCGGGAATTTTGTGTAGAATAGAACTAGTAGTCCTGTATATAAAAATGCTGGGCAATAAGTATCAAAGTCAGTTGTATAATCACTCTATAGCCCTGCAGTAATAGTTTCCTCCTGcaaagaaaaataattattacCAGCCAGATGGTTTAATGGTCACTGCATCTCTGAGTGGCTTCGATGGAGTTGCGAGTGGCGGCAGGCAGTCGCAGCAACGTGGTCAGTGGGGCTGTGTGAGAAGCGCTGGCAGGTGGTGCTGCAGCTGGTCCGACAGCTACAGACCAGGTGTATGCCGCGCGATGTCCAGAGAAGTACAGCTGCAATACCGCAGGTCACCTGACCTCGTGTtattggcgtctgacgtcagaggcagtgggctggaaaaggtggagatTGCTTAAACTGCAGTAGTGCGTCTCCTCTCATggatctagacgcgtttcaggttaCTCATGCTCAGTATTTCAAACCCTTCCTCAGTAGATGAGCCACTCAGAGATGCAGtgaacattaaagggttactctatgcaagtcgcgcccccttcccatagactttcattgaggggggcgggacatgatgtcacgagggggcgggacatgaacacagaagcccgcacccagcattcagaacattgcgttcc
Above is a genomic segment from Hyla sarda isolate aHylSar1 chromosome 1, aHylSar1.hap1, whole genome shotgun sequence containing:
- the LOC130296999 gene encoding oocyte zinc finger protein XlCOF22-like, whose translation is MVTGLDIKRSLERSLYCPFIYLYIVIRSPYGPFHIAIAPRQEWTLKCFSVMGEDMNNIYAAETDVSSDEQYKEDIPTGKDLNYINATQIKEEEETDVSSDEQYKEDIPTGKNLIYINATEKKEEETDVNSDEQNKKDIPTGIYINAADLKEEEETDVSSDEQYKEDIPTVKDLTYINATDIKEEEEPDVSGDEQYKEDIPMGNHPDDCTRRSEENLISSDYKADDDITQDTYEEHSIIPDTPSALHSQDLSSHPVIPILSSDPSQAGKQNKSHRRGVRHRKANTEKEPFSCLKCGKCFIHKSKLFRHQRTHTGEKPFPCPECGKCFTCKISLVEHQKIHTGEKPFSCRECGRYFTKKSHLVDHQRTHTGEKPFLCPECGKCFTSRATVLKHKKTHTGEKPFSCPECGKCFPQKSHLVDHQRTHTGFKPFSCPECGKCFTFKSILLKHKKTHTGEKPFSCPECGKGFISHSNLLTHKKTHTGEKPFPCPECGKCFTQKAHLVNHQRIHTGEKPFSCSECGKCFTAQSNLLKHKKNHTG